Proteins from a single region of Candidatus Nanoarchaeia archaeon:
- a CDS encoding PEP-utilizing enzyme, which produces MTHIEAWETEEFPLSIAEICVYADTKLLPQITNFSYTADRYVSRNQRTKRFISIEDIEKAREVGYRNYREKSFLVNLLSNSEKAIHELGLLSEKLKGDHSGKSNKELLALYTDFFETFSLVVAYYHALRPEMIKSFEDDLYGCLKAITQDNLPEIQSALLSGEYTREHLLANFHLTEIPDTALESSAIILGLGRRRYDMHTSWMKALQCKKPLFEEIGKRIGLTPIGVDNCLKEEISQALAPFHPDSIARRLNQFQYQIENGRGVLYHDITHKEEEIQNTKEFKGLCAHPGKVCGIVKIIRRQLTGTVVEDMEQMTQGTVLVSGNTYPDMMLAIHKASAIITDEGGMLSHAAIVSREFKIPCVVGTNIATRILKDGDLVEVDAQKGIVKLLKP; this is translated from the coding sequence ATGACCCATATAGAAGCTTGGGAAACAGAAGAATTTCCTCTATCAATTGCTGAGATTTGTGTTTATGCGGATACAAAACTTCTTCCGCAGATTACGAATTTTTCTTATACTGCTGATAGATATGTTTCTAGGAATCAGAGGACTAAACGATTCATCTCCATTGAGGATATCGAAAAAGCGAGAGAAGTGGGTTATAGAAACTATAGAGAAAAGTCTTTTTTAGTGAATCTTCTTTCCAATTCTGAGAAGGCTATCCATGAACTTGGACTTTTATCTGAGAAACTAAAAGGAGACCATTCAGGGAAGTCGAATAAGGAACTTCTTGCTCTCTATACTGATTTTTTTGAAACCTTTTCGTTGGTTGTTGCTTATTATCATGCACTCAGACCGGAAATGATCAAGTCCTTCGAAGACGACCTCTATGGTTGTCTCAAGGCCATCACACAAGATAATCTACCCGAGATTCAATCAGCATTATTAAGCGGGGAATATACTAGAGAACACCTATTGGCAAATTTTCATCTTACTGAGATTCCAGATACGGCATTAGAATCATCTGCTATTATCCTTGGCCTTGGCAGGAGAAGATATGACATGCATACTTCATGGATGAAGGCGTTGCAATGCAAAAAGCCACTTTTTGAAGAAATTGGCAAACGAATAGGGCTGACCCCTATCGGAGTTGATAATTGCCTTAAGGAGGAGATCTCACAAGCATTAGCCCCCTTTCATCCAGATTCTATTGCTCGGAGACTTAACCAATTCCAATACCAAATAGAGAACGGAAGAGGAGTTCTTTATCATGATATCACCCACAAAGAGGAGGAAATACAGAATACAAAAGAATTTAAAGGTTTATGCGCCCATCCGGGAAAAGTCTGTGGAATTGTGAAGATAATACGGAGGCAGCTTACTGGTACAGTAGTGGAGGACATGGAGCAAATGACTCAAGGAACCGTCCTAGTATCGGGAAATACTTATCCTGATATGATGCTGGCAATACATAAAGCGTCAGCGATTATAACAGACGAGGGAGGGATGCTTTCTCACGCCGCAATCGTCTCCAGAGAATTTAAAATTCCCTGTGTTGTTGGCACTAACATAGCAACGAGAATACTCAAAGATGGAGATCTTGTAGAAGTAGATGCGCAAAAGGGAATCGTTAAGCTCTTAAAACCCTAA